One stretch of Siphonobacter curvatus DNA includes these proteins:
- the ispE gene encoding 4-(cytidine 5'-diphospho)-2-C-methyl-D-erythritol kinase, whose translation MVAFPNAKINLGLYITEKRSDGYHNLESVFVPVGWSDVLEILPASETSFRSTGLPIPGETSTNLCLRAYEQLRKDFDLPPVRIHLHKVVPIGAGLGGGSSDAAFTLKVLNTLFDLKLSTEALEAYARPLGSDCAFFIRNEAKFCVGKGDEFSEIMLNLAGKSILLVYPDLHSSTAEAYAGIRPRPAQAQWTQVLQQPLHTWQASITNDFEQSLFPKYPQLAQIKRQLYEAGAAYASMSGSGSTVYGIFEGEVPEALFPQLTTWQGKL comes from the coding sequence ATGGTTGCTTTTCCCAACGCCAAAATTAACCTTGGCTTATACATTACCGAAAAACGCTCGGACGGGTACCACAACCTGGAGTCCGTGTTTGTACCCGTAGGCTGGAGTGACGTACTCGAAATTCTGCCCGCTTCCGAAACAAGCTTTCGCAGTACGGGTTTGCCGATTCCAGGTGAAACTTCAACCAACCTGTGTTTACGGGCCTATGAACAGCTGCGAAAGGATTTCGATCTGCCTCCCGTACGAATTCACCTGCATAAAGTAGTACCCATCGGGGCCGGACTCGGAGGGGGCTCTTCCGACGCTGCGTTTACGCTGAAAGTACTTAATACGCTTTTTGATCTGAAGCTCAGTACGGAAGCCCTTGAAGCGTACGCTCGGCCGCTGGGCAGTGATTGTGCCTTCTTTATTCGGAACGAAGCAAAATTCTGCGTTGGAAAAGGCGATGAGTTTTCAGAAATCATGCTTAATTTAGCTGGAAAGTCGATTCTATTGGTTTACCCAGACCTCCATAGTTCAACTGCCGAAGCGTACGCGGGCATTCGTCCACGGCCGGCTCAGGCTCAATGGACGCAGGTATTGCAACAACCCCTTCATACCTGGCAAGCCTCCATAACGAATGATTTTGAGCAGTCGTTATTTCCTAAATATCCCCAGCTCGCTCAGATCAAACGCCAACTTTACGAAGCCGGGGCGGCTTATGCCAGTATGTCGGGATCGGGTTCAACCGTGTACGGGATTTTTGAAGGAGAAGTACCAGAGGCTCTGTTTCCACAGCTTACCACTTGGCAGGGAAAATTATAA
- a CDS encoding OmpA/MotB family protein translates to MKTRHTDFFWPSYTDLMTSLFFVMLVLYVLTVAILKSKEEGYINDALKYQKIQTIERALQELNGTYFRYDENNKRFRLGVDVNFKPNRADMSELDARTRNGLLEAGKVLFRKIKNVAKENPDVSYMVVVEGNAQRANDNWQSSFGRQNGYELSYRRALALVDFWKQNGINFDQFKNCEVLIVGSGHFGKSRDPRNENANRRFTIQITSKVGKSL, encoded by the coding sequence TTGAAAACCAGACATACTGATTTTTTCTGGCCGAGTTATACCGATCTCATGACGAGTCTGTTTTTCGTCATGCTGGTGCTGTATGTGCTGACGGTCGCCATTTTAAAGTCGAAAGAGGAGGGGTATATCAACGATGCCCTAAAATACCAGAAAATTCAGACCATCGAGCGGGCTTTGCAGGAGCTGAATGGAACCTATTTTCGTTACGATGAGAACAATAAGCGGTTTCGATTGGGAGTGGACGTCAATTTTAAACCCAATCGGGCCGATATGAGCGAACTCGACGCCCGTACCCGCAATGGCCTACTCGAAGCGGGCAAGGTACTGTTCCGAAAAATCAAGAACGTAGCCAAAGAAAACCCAGACGTCAGTTATATGGTTGTGGTAGAAGGCAATGCCCAACGAGCGAATGACAACTGGCAGAGCAGTTTTGGGCGTCAGAATGGGTACGAACTCAGTTATCGCCGGGCCTTGGCTCTGGTGGATTTCTGGAAGCAAAATGGCATCAACTTCGATCAATTCAAGAATTGTGAAGTCCTGATTGTAGGGAGTGGCCATTTTGGGAAATCACGCGATCCCCGGAACGAAAACGCCAATCGCCGGTTTACCATACAGATCACTTCAAAAGTGGGTAAATCGCTATGA
- a CDS encoding coiled-coil domain-containing protein, translating to MRRVIILVLCLFWTVSGFAQTALARKESTFQEAGGVNTKATYADFFKKLMDFFLDNKATPSVAVVLRQLEPYLSRPLTDQDKMKVNKILTELENLKEPDPKTGEKVSILKTRVALGSFVTNLRTEITESEIIDSGDTTVADGTEVMPDTVAREALDGVPILPNKSGDSPWIWWIISGISVLAAAGLGYLYLDEKKKRERIDRQMLNTSSQASQSYIKMQQLEKQVPQLIEKIKEYEKALKEYDKALKEAQQKNENERNRWLQDMQSLQAAAAKEPELVKEPEPVVVPPQPPQPPVAPAPEDPEPIPEPAAVPAPVTIGGLEVFYLSTPNKDGSFRDIRGAQFDPSQSLYQVRLTGPLDAEFEFVDDPGLVSEALRYPETFLDPVCDYGGGIEYGARRIITVAKGKLAKASVDSDRWELQYKAIIRFEN from the coding sequence ATGCGTCGAGTCATCATTCTTGTTTTGTGCCTGTTCTGGACGGTTTCCGGATTTGCCCAAACGGCTTTGGCCCGTAAAGAGAGTACTTTCCAGGAAGCTGGTGGTGTGAATACCAAAGCTACCTACGCTGATTTCTTTAAAAAATTGATGGATTTTTTCCTGGACAACAAGGCTACGCCTAGTGTGGCGGTGGTGCTGCGTCAACTGGAGCCGTACCTGAGCCGACCCCTGACCGACCAGGACAAGATGAAAGTCAATAAGATTCTTACGGAGCTGGAAAATCTGAAAGAACCCGATCCGAAAACGGGTGAAAAGGTGTCGATTCTGAAAACCCGGGTAGCTCTGGGCAGTTTTGTGACGAACCTGCGAACCGAAATTACGGAATCCGAAATCATCGATAGCGGCGATACAACTGTAGCCGATGGTACGGAAGTGATGCCCGACACGGTAGCTCGGGAGGCCCTCGATGGAGTTCCGATTTTACCGAATAAATCAGGCGACTCGCCCTGGATTTGGTGGATCATTTCGGGAATAAGCGTACTTGCCGCTGCCGGGCTGGGTTATTTGTACCTGGACGAGAAAAAGAAACGGGAACGAATTGACCGGCAAATGCTCAATACTTCGAGTCAGGCGAGCCAGAGTTACATCAAAATGCAGCAACTCGAAAAGCAGGTGCCGCAGTTGATTGAAAAAATCAAGGAATACGAGAAAGCACTCAAAGAGTACGACAAGGCTCTGAAAGAGGCTCAACAGAAAAACGAAAACGAACGGAACCGCTGGCTACAGGACATGCAGAGTTTGCAAGCGGCCGCGGCGAAGGAACCGGAGCTGGTAAAAGAACCCGAACCCGTAGTGGTGCCTCCCCAGCCGCCTCAACCCCCCGTTGCTCCGGCTCCCGAAGATCCCGAACCGATTCCGGAACCTGCTGCGGTTCCAGCTCCGGTAACTATAGGCGGACTTGAGGTTTTTTATCTGTCGACGCCCAACAAAGATGGCTCGTTCCGGGATATCCGGGGAGCACAGTTTGATCCTTCCCAGTCGCTGTATCAGGTACGTCTGACGGGCCCGCTGGATGCGGAATTTGAATTTGTGGACGATCCAGGCTTAGTGAGCGAAGCCCTGCGGTATCCGGAAACATTCCTGGATCCGGTGTGTGATTACGGCGGAGGCATTGAGTACGGAGCCCGCCGGATTATCACCGTTGCCAAAGGAAAACTAGCTAAAGCCAGTGTAGATTCGGATCGCTGGGAGTTGCAATACAAGGCAATCATTCGATTCGAAAATTAA
- a CDS encoding cell division protein FtsA, protein MSDQSLKRELNLHDRSASVDGHWFTSQPYTTDLIEAIQDKAKGDTEKDPTSIPSPFARFDLVKSAFRNLILRSDLKGSLNDERLVSACFDVGEIFFNYDKFKSPRGPVRIITWDREQALRTLQNGSRNHQRLGSALDLYLREDAASYNFGGLRKLFILHYQSREGTGVIGGTSPATLFFTAPNALDFVDIHFGNHRVFDRNNPVPLHERDIEYQVFWHGLKRFMPGFREMYPEVSEYLSRSLELLHTRNYDTWQRIGANGQNLREEAWNADFPELEFDTNYTVEFASTGQGPAFKMRKAASGPEVIQGLSHFLISPTEELDEYGVKKQRYTGKPAPMILSRDFFEPIPYTRIPWRDTIDVKHFVSEDWRTNQRQLPGQADFYPYLTTSDFLEPHLIRLVYPIHSQRYFDGGLRNVQKSYLLPLKSDFFEFFSAQDLMRGGEVNIQMEERAGGSVRVTLQIPLGKWDVAQQKVVPTGRTLKLSRMYYDDPTKSPNEEKNEGVIAEHQFGMTVFPFVKMKRPPLANFKPMYRVHLVDRDVSAQTFKNEYKLSFFDQNNQLIPVPDNRVRPRSQKDIGTGAKSEVHVVEADFERITVEVAGHRGVILPKFEVREMKDTVFTFAVDFGTTNTHVEFTTSDDRQPRPFTIDDDVQIATLHDPTFPERDGSFNGTRAIPIAELVPQEMMPEHLGEAYLCKFPQRTALIENRPNFSGENLFGFGDFNIGFLYEKRNIPKDDYTISTNLKWSDFSKNIKAQKRIEGFLQSLLLLIRNKVLINGGNLAHTELLWFYPLSMVENQRNYFEGLWNKLYAETISRERMPRKVPESIAPFYWYSRGGGSSQPIDSNIYPTALIDIGGGTSDIVIFEGNQPNMLTSVRFAGNAVFGDGFARDGAAARNGFVKKYDPEVSSHLSANFSNLHRAYESIKANNRSEDIVAFYFSLKNNLDLREKAAYDFNDRLANDSDLKIVPLVFYTAQIYHLARLMKAKDKKMPRYIAFSGTGSKLLDILTPRNVALADLAKLIFEKVYDAPYHADGLDIVRERNSPKESTCKGGLKMPGLNFSREDDGTLEAQMDRIKTVLLGTKEDRIVVRGDTYQHIDGEVLQGVADEVKAFVDMLFSLEISFSGKFGVNEGRLDQYKNILLRNLLQNVYSGWEMRRESLENLNSPVEETLFFYPLLGALNQLAWEAAS, encoded by the coding sequence ATGTCAGACCAGTCATTAAAACGCGAACTAAACCTGCACGACCGCTCGGCTTCGGTTGATGGGCACTGGTTTACTTCGCAACCCTATACTACCGATCTGATCGAGGCGATTCAGGACAAGGCCAAAGGCGATACGGAGAAAGATCCGACGTCCATTCCCAGTCCGTTTGCCCGCTTTGATCTGGTGAAATCTGCTTTCCGTAATCTGATTTTACGCAGTGACCTGAAAGGATCCTTGAACGACGAACGGCTGGTTTCGGCCTGTTTCGACGTGGGGGAAATCTTCTTCAATTACGATAAATTCAAGTCGCCCCGTGGCCCGGTCCGAATCATTACTTGGGATCGGGAACAGGCTCTGCGTACGTTGCAAAACGGCTCGCGTAACCACCAGCGTCTGGGCAGTGCCCTGGATCTGTACCTGCGTGAAGACGCCGCCAGCTACAACTTCGGTGGCTTGCGTAAGCTGTTTATTCTGCACTACCAAAGTCGCGAAGGAACGGGCGTGATTGGAGGTACTTCGCCCGCTACGCTGTTTTTTACGGCTCCGAACGCTCTGGATTTCGTGGATATTCACTTCGGAAATCACCGCGTATTTGACCGGAATAATCCCGTCCCGCTGCACGAACGCGACATTGAGTACCAGGTGTTCTGGCACGGATTGAAGCGTTTTATGCCGGGTTTCCGGGAAATGTATCCCGAAGTGTCCGAGTATCTCAGCCGCAGTCTGGAGCTGTTGCATACCCGAAATTACGACACTTGGCAGCGGATCGGAGCCAACGGCCAAAACCTGCGGGAAGAAGCCTGGAATGCCGATTTTCCGGAGCTGGAATTCGATACGAACTACACCGTTGAATTTGCTTCCACGGGACAGGGTCCCGCCTTTAAAATGCGGAAAGCGGCGTCGGGACCGGAAGTCATTCAGGGCCTGAGTCATTTCCTGATTAGTCCGACCGAAGAGCTGGACGAGTATGGCGTCAAAAAACAACGCTACACGGGCAAACCGGCTCCCATGATTCTGTCCAGGGATTTCTTCGAGCCCATTCCGTACACGCGGATTCCCTGGCGGGATACGATTGACGTAAAGCATTTTGTGTCCGAAGACTGGCGTACCAACCAGCGGCAACTGCCCGGTCAGGCGGATTTTTATCCCTACCTGACGACCAGCGATTTCCTGGAACCGCATTTGATTCGGCTGGTCTATCCCATTCATTCCCAACGGTACTTTGACGGTGGTTTGCGGAATGTACAAAAGAGCTATCTGCTACCACTGAAATCGGATTTCTTCGAGTTTTTCTCCGCTCAGGATCTGATGCGGGGTGGGGAAGTCAATATTCAGATGGAAGAACGGGCGGGCGGTTCGGTTCGCGTGACCTTACAGATTCCGCTGGGAAAATGGGACGTTGCTCAGCAAAAAGTAGTACCCACGGGCCGGACACTGAAGCTCTCCCGGATGTACTACGATGATCCGACCAAATCGCCCAACGAGGAGAAAAACGAAGGCGTCATTGCCGAGCACCAATTTGGCATGACGGTATTCCCCTTCGTCAAGATGAAACGTCCGCCGCTGGCTAATTTCAAACCCATGTACCGGGTGCATCTGGTGGATCGGGACGTGTCGGCTCAGACATTCAAGAACGAATACAAACTCAGTTTCTTCGATCAGAATAACCAGCTTATTCCCGTGCCTGACAACCGGGTTCGTCCGCGGAGTCAGAAAGATATTGGTACGGGTGCTAAGTCAGAGGTTCACGTCGTAGAAGCTGATTTCGAACGAATTACGGTTGAAGTAGCGGGCCATCGCGGCGTCATTTTACCGAAATTCGAAGTACGCGAGATGAAGGACACGGTCTTTACCTTCGCCGTCGATTTCGGTACCACCAATACACACGTGGAGTTTACTACTTCCGATGATCGGCAACCGCGGCCCTTTACCATCGACGACGATGTACAGATCGCGACCCTGCATGACCCCACTTTCCCCGAGCGGGATGGGTCATTCAACGGTACGCGAGCCATACCCATTGCCGAACTGGTACCGCAGGAAATGATGCCCGAACACCTGGGTGAAGCGTATCTCTGCAAGTTTCCGCAGCGGACGGCTCTGATCGAAAACCGGCCTAATTTTTCGGGTGAAAATCTGTTCGGCTTCGGGGACTTTAATATTGGATTCCTGTACGAAAAGCGGAATATTCCCAAAGATGACTATACCATTTCAACGAATCTGAAGTGGTCCGATTTCAGTAAAAATATCAAGGCTCAGAAGCGGATTGAAGGCTTCCTGCAGTCGCTGTTGCTATTGATCCGCAATAAAGTACTCATCAACGGTGGAAACCTGGCTCATACCGAATTACTCTGGTTTTACCCCTTGAGTATGGTTGAAAACCAGCGTAATTACTTTGAAGGACTTTGGAACAAGCTGTACGCCGAAACCATCAGTCGCGAGCGGATGCCCCGGAAAGTCCCCGAAAGTATTGCCCCTTTTTACTGGTATAGCCGGGGAGGTGGTAGTAGTCAGCCCATTGATTCCAACATTTACCCGACGGCTCTGATTGATATTGGAGGAGGTACGTCCGACATCGTTATTTTCGAAGGAAACCAGCCGAATATGCTGACTTCCGTGCGTTTTGCCGGTAATGCCGTATTCGGCGACGGCTTCGCCCGGGATGGAGCGGCAGCTCGCAATGGCTTCGTCAAGAAATATGATCCGGAAGTAAGCTCGCACCTGTCGGCTAATTTCAGTAACCTGCACCGGGCTTACGAGTCGATCAAGGCGAACAACCGTTCGGAAGATATTGTGGCATTTTATTTCTCGCTGAAAAACAACCTGGATTTACGGGAAAAAGCAGCCTACGATTTCAACGACCGGCTAGCCAATGACTCCGATCTCAAGATTGTTCCGCTAGTATTCTATACGGCTCAAATCTACCATTTGGCCCGTTTGATGAAGGCGAAAGACAAGAAGATGCCGCGGTATATTGCCTTCAGTGGAACGGGTTCTAAATTGCTCGACATTCTGACACCCCGAAACGTGGCTCTGGCCGATCTGGCTAAGCTAATTTTCGAAAAGGTATACGATGCCCCCTACCACGCCGATGGGCTTGACATTGTACGTGAACGCAATTCGCCCAAGGAATCGACTTGTAAGGGTGGTTTGAAAATGCCCGGATTGAACTTCTCCCGTGAAGACGACGGTACGCTGGAAGCCCAGATGGACCGCATCAAAACCGTTCTGCTGGGTACGAAAGAAGATCGCATCGTCGTACGCGGCGATACGTATCAGCACATTGACGGGGAGGTATTACAGGGCGTAGCCGATGAGGTGAAAGCGTTTGTGGATATGCTTTTTAGTCTGGAAATTTCGTTCAGTGGAAAATTTGGTGTGAACGAGGGCCGCCTGGATCAGTACAAGAACATTCTCCTGCGAAATCTGCTGCAAAATGTATACAGTGGCTGGGAAATGCGGCGGGAATCGCTCGAAAACCTGAACAGTCCGGTAGAAGAAACGCTCTTTTTCTATCCCCTGCTGGGAGCTTTAAATCAGTTAGCCTGGGAAGCGGCCAGTTAG
- a CDS encoding outer membrane beta-barrel protein, which produces MKKVLFSLCFLTFSMAGAFAQQNTVLVYGTLGLESQKLSGSSVKSNTFNFSPAVGYQWDDHWTGGLVLGTSSTKSTNASGADLKTSQFTIGPFVRYAWALSDIFAVYGQFNATYLSGKQDADTRYNGFQGVFFPAIGVNMKNGFALNFGFGNLSYSTAKVKNSSSNLNDFKLTFGDGVNFGISKNFGLKK; this is translated from the coding sequence ATGAAAAAAGTACTTTTCAGTCTATGCTTCCTAACCTTCAGCATGGCCGGAGCCTTTGCTCAGCAAAACACCGTGCTGGTATATGGAACGCTAGGTTTAGAATCTCAGAAATTAAGTGGGTCGAGTGTGAAATCGAATACGTTTAACTTTAGTCCTGCCGTTGGCTACCAATGGGATGACCATTGGACGGGTGGTCTGGTCCTAGGCACGAGCTCTACGAAATCGACCAATGCCAGTGGAGCGGATCTGAAAACTTCTCAATTTACTATAGGACCGTTTGTCCGTTATGCCTGGGCTTTGTCGGACATCTTCGCTGTGTATGGTCAATTCAATGCTACTTACCTCTCCGGTAAGCAGGATGCGGACACCCGCTACAACGGCTTTCAGGGAGTATTCTTTCCGGCCATCGGCGTAAACATGAAAAATGGATTCGCCCTGAACTTTGGTTTTGGGAACCTGAGCTACAGTACGGCCAAGGTTAAAAACTCGTCCAGCAACCTGAATGATTTTAAACTAACCTTTGGGGATGGCGTAAACTTTGGCATCTCCAAAAACTTTGGTTTGAAAAAGTAG
- a CDS encoding TonB-dependent receptor produces the protein MKKNYLLFLILLGACTSLWAQTGRIQGTITSSDGKPTSQVTISLKGRSAGATSNESGQYAIEKVKAGTYTLRVSFVGLKSQERELEVRENETTQADFTLVETAEQLEEVLVKGTNKFGNKESEYVARLPIKNLENPQVYNVLSKELATEQIAVDYKNLLQNVPGAGVGFGGVNNGVTYLILRGFWVTSQMRNGMASQQSAGIDPINVERVEVLKGPSGTLFGSSLISFGGFSNLVTKKPYADFGGDISYTGGSWSLNRLTADINTPLNKEKTALFRLNLASHNEKSFQTYGFNRNYTVAPSLFFKVNDRLSLQIDAEFFRTNRTTLPAYAFGKAGFKNIKDTPLGYDQAINSNDPLLKMGTHNVFAKAEYKLSDQWTSATQYAYGNIQYDNVNYMYPATWTSDSTIARSISAARNSYTRSMQFQQNFTGDFQIGRFKNRMVVGVDAYYTASLTQSYGVITYDVINIRKPIVPISLSRLENMVANANLTNTFAEQYRYSAYVSDVLNLTDRLMAMLSVRVEKFDNKGTSVNGQPAAAAGVYSQTAVSPKFGLVYQPIKEQLSVFANYMNGFQNVAPITQPDNSILTPLPQYGNQWEVGVKTEALAQKLTATVSYYEIDLKNAIRTDPTRPGFSIQDGQQKSKGVEVDLVANPLPGLNLIVGYGHNEYKYTRANASQEGLSNGLPADIANFWASYKFTQGAAKGWGIGIGGNHVSTIYPNNVGGGITIPAYTKFDATVYYDQPKWRLGIKCNNLTDKRYWGLNYDPQNPRQLLVSLSYKL, from the coding sequence ATGAAAAAAAACTATCTACTCTTTCTGATCCTGCTTGGTGCATGCACAAGCCTTTGGGCACAAACGGGCCGTATTCAGGGGACTATCACGAGTTCTGACGGTAAGCCGACCAGTCAGGTAACGATTTCGCTCAAGGGTCGTTCGGCCGGAGCTACTTCTAACGAGTCAGGCCAGTATGCCATCGAAAAAGTAAAAGCTGGTACGTATACCTTACGCGTGAGTTTTGTCGGCTTAAAAAGCCAGGAGCGTGAGCTGGAAGTGCGTGAAAACGAAACCACGCAGGCCGATTTCACACTGGTAGAGACGGCGGAACAACTCGAAGAAGTACTGGTGAAAGGCACAAACAAGTTTGGTAATAAAGAAAGTGAATACGTAGCCCGGTTACCCATCAAGAATCTGGAAAACCCGCAGGTATACAATGTCCTTTCCAAAGAACTCGCTACCGAGCAGATCGCCGTGGATTATAAAAACCTGTTACAAAACGTGCCCGGTGCCGGGGTTGGATTCGGTGGTGTGAATAATGGCGTAACCTACCTGATTTTACGAGGCTTCTGGGTAACCAGTCAGATGCGGAATGGCATGGCTTCGCAACAAAGTGCGGGAATTGATCCCATCAATGTGGAGCGGGTAGAAGTACTGAAAGGACCCTCCGGTACGCTCTTTGGTTCCAGTCTAATTTCCTTTGGTGGATTTTCCAATCTGGTTACGAAAAAGCCATACGCTGATTTTGGCGGTGATATTTCCTATACGGGCGGCAGTTGGAGTTTGAATCGACTGACTGCGGATATCAATACGCCACTCAATAAAGAGAAAACGGCTCTGTTCCGCCTGAATTTGGCTTCGCACAACGAAAAAAGCTTTCAGACCTACGGCTTCAATCGTAACTATACCGTTGCCCCCAGTTTGTTTTTTAAAGTTAATGATCGTCTTTCTCTACAGATTGATGCCGAGTTTTTCCGGACAAATCGTACCACGCTTCCCGCGTATGCTTTTGGCAAAGCAGGATTCAAAAATATTAAGGATACGCCGCTGGGATACGACCAGGCCATCAACAGCAACGATCCGCTCTTGAAGATGGGTACGCACAATGTCTTTGCCAAGGCAGAGTACAAACTTTCGGATCAGTGGACTTCTGCCACGCAGTACGCCTACGGAAACATTCAGTACGATAACGTCAACTACATGTACCCGGCTACTTGGACGAGCGATAGTACCATTGCCCGGAGTATTTCGGCGGCGCGAAACAGCTATACCCGTTCCATGCAGTTTCAGCAAAATTTCACGGGTGACTTTCAGATCGGCCGTTTCAAAAATCGGATGGTCGTTGGCGTTGACGCGTATTATACTGCCAGCCTGACGCAATCGTACGGCGTCATTACTTACGATGTAATCAACATTCGGAAACCGATTGTACCGATCTCCCTCTCCCGTCTGGAAAACATGGTCGCGAATGCCAACCTTACGAACACCTTCGCTGAGCAGTATCGCTACAGTGCATATGTATCGGATGTACTGAATCTGACGGATCGCTTGATGGCGATGCTGAGCGTACGGGTCGAAAAATTCGATAACAAGGGCACTTCTGTCAACGGACAACCCGCAGCGGCAGCCGGGGTGTACAGCCAAACGGCCGTTTCTCCCAAGTTCGGTCTGGTGTACCAGCCCATTAAGGAACAACTCTCGGTGTTTGCCAATTACATGAATGGCTTTCAAAACGTAGCTCCCATTACCCAGCCCGACAACTCGATCCTGACGCCCTTACCGCAGTATGGTAATCAGTGGGAAGTGGGGGTAAAAACGGAGGCGTTGGCCCAAAAACTTACGGCTACGGTGAGTTACTACGAAATTGATTTGAAAAATGCCATACGCACGGATCCAACGCGGCCCGGGTTTTCCATTCAGGATGGTCAACAAAAAAGTAAAGGGGTTGAGGTAGACCTCGTGGCTAATCCCTTACCCGGCTTAAATCTGATTGTGGGTTATGGTCATAATGAATACAAATACACCCGGGCCAATGCCAGTCAGGAAGGCTTGAGCAATGGTTTACCCGCCGATATTGCTAATTTCTGGGCTAGCTACAAATTCACCCAGGGAGCAGCCAAAGGCTGGGGGATAGGCATTGGCGGCAATCACGTTAGTACAATCTATCCCAATAATGTCGGTGGAGGAATCACGATACCCGCGTATACGAAGTTTGATGCGACCGTGTATTACGATCAGCCCAAGTGGCGATTAGGAATCAAGTGTAATAACCTGACCGATAAACGATACTGGGGACTTAACTATGATCCACAAAACCCCAGACAGTTACTCGTCAGTCTATCTTATAAGTTATAA
- a CDS encoding ferritin, with amino-acid sequence MKDLQRLRTSLKEEVELALNAQIKMEAEASSKYLAMASWCEVNGFLYSAKYFYKQSEEEREHMLKIFHYLADQGVMAYSPEVGAVPHEYPTFRSVFETALQSEINVTHSINRLVSLCRRVEDYATENFLQWFVKEQVEEEINARRALELFDVIGEEGIGRFTIDRNVYKITKLEVE; translated from the coding sequence ATGAAAGATTTGCAACGCCTCCGTACCTCACTGAAAGAGGAAGTTGAATTAGCCTTGAATGCTCAGATTAAAATGGAAGCGGAAGCTTCTTCTAAATATTTAGCCATGGCTTCCTGGTGCGAAGTGAATGGTTTCCTGTATTCAGCCAAATATTTCTACAAACAATCGGAAGAAGAACGCGAGCACATGCTCAAAATCTTCCATTACCTGGCAGATCAGGGTGTAATGGCTTATTCACCTGAAGTAGGAGCTGTTCCTCACGAATATCCTACCTTCCGTAGCGTATTCGAAACGGCTCTGCAAAGTGAAATCAACGTAACGCATTCCATCAACCGTCTGGTAAGTCTTTGCCGTCGCGTAGAGGATTACGCTACCGAAAACTTCCTGCAATGGTTTGTAAAAGAGCAAGTTGAAGAAGAAATCAACGCCCGTCGGGCCCTTGAACTCTTCGACGTTATTGGCGAAGAAGGCATCGGTCGTTTCACTATCGACCGTAATGTATATAAAATTACGAAGTTGGAAGTCGAATAA